In Zalophus californianus isolate mZalCal1 chromosome 4, mZalCal1.pri.v2, whole genome shotgun sequence, the following proteins share a genomic window:
- the S100A10 gene encoding protein S100-A10 isoform X1, with translation MVTRMLSGEVSTDLTKMPSQMEHAMETMMFTFHKFAGDKGYLTKEDLRVLMEKEFPGFLENQKDPLAVDKIMKDLDQCRDGKVGFQSFFSLIAGLTIACNDYFVIHMKQKGKK, from the exons GTTTCAACAGACCTCACCAAAATGCCATCTCAAATGGAACATGCCATGGAAACCATGATGTTCACGTTTCACAAGTTTGCTGGGGATAAAGGCTACTTAACAAAGGAGGACCTGAGAGTACTCATGGAAAAGGAGTTCCCTGGATTTTTGGAA aatCAAAAAGACCCTCTGGCCGTGGACAAAATAATGAAGGACCTGGACCAGTGCCGAGACGGCAAAGTGGGCTTCCAGAGCTTCTTCTCGCTAATTGCTGGGCTCACCATCGCATGCAATGACTATTTTGTAATACACATGAAGCAGAAGGGAAAGAAGTAG
- the S100A10 gene encoding protein S100-A10 isoform X2 produces the protein MPSQMEHAMETMMFTFHKFAGDKGYLTKEDLRVLMEKEFPGFLENQKDPLAVDKIMKDLDQCRDGKVGFQSFFSLIAGLTIACNDYFVIHMKQKGKK, from the exons ATGCCATCTCAAATGGAACATGCCATGGAAACCATGATGTTCACGTTTCACAAGTTTGCTGGGGATAAAGGCTACTTAACAAAGGAGGACCTGAGAGTACTCATGGAAAAGGAGTTCCCTGGATTTTTGGAA aatCAAAAAGACCCTCTGGCCGTGGACAAAATAATGAAGGACCTGGACCAGTGCCGAGACGGCAAAGTGGGCTTCCAGAGCTTCTTCTCGCTAATTGCTGGGCTCACCATCGCATGCAATGACTATTTTGTAATACACATGAAGCAGAAGGGAAAGAAGTAG